From Lemur catta isolate mLemCat1 chromosome 19, mLemCat1.pri, whole genome shotgun sequence, a single genomic window includes:
- the NLRP12 gene encoding LOW QUALITY PROTEIN: NACHT, LRR and PYD domains-containing protein 12 (The sequence of the model RefSeq protein was modified relative to this genomic sequence to represent the inferred CDS: deleted 1 base in 1 codon; substituted 3 bases at 3 genomic stop codons): protein MLXTPVRDGLCHLSTYLEELEAVELKKFELYLGTVTELGEDKIPWGRMETAGPLDMAQLLTAHFGTEVAWLLALGIFERINRRDLWERGQREEPVRDAPPGGPSSLGSQSTCLLEVCPGTPGKDPREVYRDSERRKFRLMEDRNARLGECVNLSHRYTRLLLVKENSNPVRAQQKLLDTGRGHARTVGHQASPIQMETLFEPDEERPEPPRTVVLQGAAGIGKSMLAHKVMLDWADGKLFRGRFDYVFYISCREMNQGAERSAQDLIARCWAEPSAPLQELVRVPERLLFIIDGFDELKASFHDPQGSWCLCWEEKQPAELLLSSLIRKKLLLELSLLFTTRPTALEKLHRLLEHPRYVEILGFSEAERKEYFHKHFHNAEQASQVFNFVRDNEPLFTMCFVPMVCWVVCTCLKQQLEGGGLLRQTSRTTTAVYLLYLLSLMQPKPGTPSLRGLCSLAADDLWNQKILFEEXDLRKHGLDGVDVSAFLNMNIFQKDINCEKYYSFIHLSFQEFFAAMYYVLDGPERGSGPDQNVTRLLTECRFSERSFLALTVRFLFGLVNEETRSYLEKSLCWKVSPHIKAELLAXIQSKAQSKGSTLQQGSLELFSCLYEIQEEEFIQQALSHFQVAVVSGIASKMEHIVTSFCVKNCRSTQVLHLHGAAYSTDEDDGTGWTLGAQTLLAKSLDSCGLTAKACKDLSSTLGINQTLTELYLTNNALGDTGIQLLCKRLSHSSCKLRVLWLFGMDLNETTHSRLAALRGTKPYLDIGC from the exons ATGCTGTGAACCCCAGTCCGGGATGGCCTCTGCCACCTGTCCACCTACTTGGAAGAACTGGAGGCCGTGGAACTGAAGAAGTTCGAGTTATACCTGGGAACCGTGACAGAGCTTGGAGAAGACAAGATCCCTTGGGGACGAATGGAGACAGCCGGTCCCCTGGACATGGCCCAGCTGCTCACGGCCCATTTCGGGACAGAGGTAGCCTGGCTGCTGGCTCTTGGCATCTTTGAACGGATCAACAGGAGGGACCTGtgggagagaggacagagagaggagcCGGTGAGGG ATGCTCCACCTGGTGGCCCATCCTCCCTTGGGAGCCAGTCAACGTGCCTTCTGGAAGTCTGTCCTGGCACGCCAGGAAAAG ATCCCCGGGAGGTCTACAGGGACTCGGAGCGCAGGAAGTTCCGGCTGATGGAAGACCGCAATGCGCGCCTAGGCGAGTGCGTCAACCTCAGCCACCGCTACACCCGGCTGCTCCTGGTGAAGGAAAACTCCAATCCCGTGCGGGCCCAGCAGAAGCTTCTGGACACGGGCCGGGGACACGCGAGAACCGTGGGGCACCAGGCCAGCCCCATCCAGATGGAGACCCTCTTTGAGCCGGACGAGGAGCGCCCCGAGCCACCACGCACCGTGGTCTTGCAGGGGGCAGCGGGGATCGGGAAGTCCATGCTGGCGCACAAGGTGATGCTGGACTGGGCCGACGGGAAGCTCTTCCGAGGCAGGTTTGATTATGTCTTCTACATCAGCTGCAGGGAGATGAACCAGGGCGCCGAGCGGAGCGCGCAGGACCTCATCGCCCGCTGCTGGGCCGAGCCCAGCGCGCCCCTGCAGGAGCTGGTCCGGGTTCCCGAGCGCCTCCTCTTCATCATTGACGGCTTCGACGAGCTCAAGGCTTCTTTCCATGATCCTCAGGGATCCTGGTGCCTCTGCTGGGAAGAGAAACAGCCCGCAGAGCTTCTCCTTAGCAGCCTGATCAGGAAGAAGCTGCTTCTCGAGCTGTCTTTGCTCTTCACCACGCGGCCCACGGCTTTGGAGAAGCTCCACCGCTTGCTGGAGCACCCCAGGTATGTGGAGATCCTGGGCTTCTccgaggcagagaggaaggaatacttccaCAAGCATTTCCACAATGCCGAGCAGGCGAGCCAAGTCTTCAACTTCGTCAGGGACAACGAGCCCCTCTTCACCATGTGCTTTGTCCCCATGGTGTGCTGGGTGGTTTGCACCTGCCTCAAGCAGCAACTGGAGGGTGGGGGGCTTTTAAGACAGACGTCCAGGACCACCACAGCAGTGTACCTGCTCTACCTTCTGAGTCTGATGCAACCCAAGCCCGGGACTCCATCCCTCCGAGGGCTGTGCTCCTTGGCGGCCGATGACCTCTGGAATCAG AAAATCCTATTTGAGGAGTGAGACCTCCGAAAGCATGGCCTGGATGGGGTGGATGTCTCTGCCTTCCTCAACATGAACATCTTCCAGAAGGACATCAACTGTGAGAAGTACTACAGCTTCATCCACTTGAGTTTCCAGGAATTCTTTGCGGCCATGTACTATGTCCTGGATGGCCCGGAGCGTGGATCGGGCCCAGACCAGAATGTGACCAGGTTGTTGACGGAGTGCAGGTTTTCAGAAAGGAGCTTCTTGGCACTCACTGTCCGCTTCCTGTTCGGACTCGTGAATGAGGAGACGCGAAGCTACCTGGAGAAGAGTCTCTGCTGGAAGGTCTCACCTCACATCAAGGCGGAGCTGCTGGCGTAGATCCAAAGCAAAGCCCAAAGCAAGGGCTCCACCCTGCAGCAGGGCTCCTTGGAGCTCTTCAGCTGTCTATACGAGATCCAGGAGGAGGAATTCATCCAACAGGCCCTGAGCCACTTCCAAGTGGCGGTGGTCAGTGGCATTGCCTCCAAGATGGAGCACATTGTCACCTCGTTTTGTGTGAAGAACTGTAGGAGCACCCAGGTGCTGCACTTGCATGGGGCAGCCTACAGCACCGACGAAGATGACGGGACGGGATGGACTCTGGGAGCCCAGACGCTGTTGGCGAAGTC GCTGGACAGCTGTGGCCTCACGGCTAAGGCTTGCAAGGACCTTTCTTCCACCCTGGGGATCAACCAGACCTTGACTGAGCTTTACCTGACCAACAACGCCCTGGGGGACACAGGCATCCAGCTGCTCTGCAAGCGGCTGAGCCATTCCAGCTGCAAACTCCGAGTCCTCTG GTTATTTGGAATGGACCTGAATGAAACGACCCACAGTAGGTTGGCAGCGCTTCGAGGAACAAAACCTTACTTGGACATTGGCTGCTGA